The genomic region CAAACACCTTTCTTTTTAAGGGCTGGTCTATCACTATAATCGGTGCTGTTTTTACAACAATGATTGCGACTAACAATAACGACTTTCTCTGGCTAATTCTTGGTATAGTTCTGATGTTTTGGGTAATTGACGCCTACTATCTAATGCTTGAAAGAGGTTATCGTAGGCTATACAAGCAGGTCGCGAAAACAAGCTCTGAAAAAATCGATTATGGAATGAATATTGGTCAGTTTATTAAGTTTTCTGCTTGGTTGGAAGCGCTTCGCAGGCCTGTTCTTTTGTTGTTTTATGGCGTAATTCTGATGATTATCATTGGAATTATTATCCATAATAATTTTGATATAAATTTAATAATTATGAGAAAGTAACGGCATGAAAAGGCAGGTGTTTTACAGTTTTCATTTCGATAACGACGTTATGCGGGTTTGGCAAATTCGTAAAATGGGAGCGATTGAAGGCAATGAGCCGGTTGCGCCAAATAACTGGGAACAAATTAAGCGTAGTGAATATGCTGTAAAAAAATGGATTGATGATAACATGAAATATAAAAGTTGTGTTATTGTTTTGGTTGGGTCTGAAACTGCAAGCCGCAAATGGGTAGATTACGAAATACGCAAAGCGTGGAACGAAGGAAAAGGACTTTTTGGTATCTATATTCATAATCTCAAAGACCCAATAACTGGAACCTGCAGAAAGGGAGCTAATCCATTTGATAATGTACTGATGCGAAATGGCCAAAGATTATCGTCTCTTGTTTCATGCTATGATCCAAATAGCTGGGATGCCTACAATGATATTGCGAAAAATCTTGAAAACTGGGTAGAAGAAGCTATTTCAACTCGAGAAAATTATTAGTTGATTTGTTTTTAATCCCTGGAGTAACCCATTCTTGAAATTGCTTGGTTTCAGGCGATTTTAGCATTGTGCCAACGGTGATTATTACTTGTGAATTATAGAAAATTGTGCGATAAAGTTTGCCATCACTAGCTTTGTGAGTAAGAATTGAGCTAACTTGTTTTTTGTTAACTCCGCTATCGGCAAACAGTTTCTTTAACTTTTTGCATATCGTCGACACACTTACGCCATAGAATTTAGACATTTCTTTAGTAGTCATAAGAACATCATTTGCGATTTTTATAACCGCAATCTCTGAGCCGTTACTATTCCTATAGGTATCGCCAACTGTCTCGCTAACCAATCTTATTCTATCATTCATAAAACTATAAGCTCATTATCTTTTCTAGGAAATCCTGACTCTTTACAATATCTATATTATTGTTTGGCTCTTTTATTAAGGTGTCGATAGTTTGCCCACTAAACTGTGAAACTCCTCGTGAATTTCTGCCCGCCCAATGTTTCAGTAGATGTGTTGTATCTCTTAAGTCATCCTGAAACATTGAGATTAAAACTTGTCCGACAACCTGATTAGGCATAATACCTACAAAGTAAAACATAAAAACAGATTTTTCTTTTGCCAAGAATTCTAACATTTTATCGAGATTGTATGCTTTTGGGGCAGAATTTAAGATCATGACCTTTGTTTTTATGTCGGTTGCCGTATTGTATTTATCAAAAACTTTAACAAAATCACCAAGTGTATTTTTTGTGCGAAAGCTCGGTATTCGTTTTGTGCCTTTTTGTAAAGTATGAATGATTTCGCTTCGCAATCTATCATCTTCACCGGCGATTATATACTCAATTACTCGCCCGCGAATATTTACATTATCAATCAGACTCGCTAAAATAATTTCGTTTTTATAAGCTATTGTCATTTGATCAAGCTCTGACTTCAACGTGCTATATTCAGCGGATACTACAAAATCCTTTGCTCTCTGGGGGGATTGCAGTATAACATCTTTATCTATCGCTCGTATATTATATTTGCTACCATTGGGTGAAATGTTGTTTGTTGCTTCAACTAGTCTGGCAAGATTGCCATCAAAGCCAATTTCGGAATGTATTGCAAACAGCTCAGCGAAATTTTTAGGTTCATTATAAATGTCATTAAAGACCTTTACTATGTCGGAGCCGTTGATACTGCCCCGTATATTATCCTCTCTTAATTCTTGTGAACTATGGCTTACTTTAGATAAAAAGGTAGTATTGGCCAAAAATAAATAGTTTTTATTAGGAGTATTTAGGCAAACTACAAAAGGAAAGTCGTCATACTTCTGTAGATTTGAAAGTGAGATAACCGTATTGGAAAAGCTTGTCGATTTGGACGAGCTAAATCGTATTGCAAAAGCATCTGTATAAAATACAGATCTGTCTTTTGTCAGAGAGAATTCTTTTTGAACGAGCTCTTGCAACCTAGCCTTGCCAGCTTGACCATCGAGCCTTTTTATAAAATCAATTAACTTGTAAAGTGAGTTGTCCATTTTTTCCCTTAGTTATTTCTTTGATTTGCGAATTCTCTTTAACTTTTTTCTGCCCACCAAGAGTGTTGCGCTCCCAAAAAACACCGTCTGTATAACCTTGAATAGAGCTGTCATCATCTGCCATTTCTATTCGTTTCTCAGCCCAAGCACAATAAGTTTCATCAAGCTCAATACCAACATATTTACGACCAAGCTTCTTAGCAGTTACGGAAGTTGTTCCGCTACCCAAAAAAGGGTCAAATACTACATCTTTCACATTAGAGCTAGCTAAAATCATTTTGGCAATTAATTTTTCAGGTTTCTGAGTTGGATGGGCGGTATTTTCAGGCATTGACCAATACGGAATTGTACAATCATCCCAAAAATTCGACGGGCAAGTATCCCGAAAATTACCACTTTTAGTTTCTTTCCAATCCTTTGGCTTTCCGTCTTGCCTATATGGAGCAATAACCTTTTTTCTAACTTTCACATCAGCTAAGTTAAAAGTCCAGCGGTCGTTGTTGGTGGCAAACCAAATGTCCTCGAGTCCATTTTTCCAGTTCTCCTTTGCGCCACGTCCTTTTTCTCGTTGCCATGTTATTCGGTTTCTGACATTAAGATATTTTGGCAGAACCTGACCAATGACAACGCTAGTTTTCCAGTCGCAACAAATATAAACACTGGCTTCATCTTTTAATAGCGGCAATACTAGTTTCAGCCACTGCTCAGTATATTTAGCATAGCTCTCATCATCTGTTTGCCTGAACTTACTACCGTTATAATTCTTTGATAAATTGTATGGTGGATCAACAATAAGTAAATCAACGAACTTTTTTGGCATTTTTTTCATAATTTCGAAAGTGTCGCCATTGATTGTTTTGTTTATAATTCTATCGATAGATAGATCTGAATCGCCTTTTATGCAACGATCGAAATATTCTCGACCTTCCTTAAGAGAAAAATCAATAGTTTTGTTCCTATGTGATTTATTAGCCCCAATCATATTCTTATTGTAGCATAAGTTCTTAGAAAATTATAATAGTCCCAATCAAGTTATTTCCACCAAAACGCCACTTTTCTAATCTGTTCAGGCTAGCTCCTTTTGTCCAGTTATTTCTGTTTTCTGAGGTAACTAAAGTGCGGTTTTTGGGTGGTGGCAGGAATTAAGAAATGTAAACCAAAAAATCGTCCAGTTGGGCGACGATTTGGATTTTTATCCTGAAATGGTGACCTTACCGGGAATCGAACCCGGATTGCCAGGATGAAAACCTGGTGTCCTAACCGTTAGACGATAAGGCCACGACTTCAGATATCATAACAAATTATTGTCGAATTGTCTATAGCAAATCAGCCACTTCTCCGCCGTTATCTATTAATGTATAATATTTCCATGACAAAGCAGAAGAAAAAGCGCAATAAAAAATACTCTGGGATGAACGCGACATCTCAGCGACCAAAAGTAACAAGGATTACAGCAACGAATCGCTCCAAATTATCTCAATGGTTTTTCGATCGGAAAAAACTCATTCGCACCATTGGCATGGCGGGACTCGTTGTAGTTGTCTTAATTATCGTTATTTCTGGAATACTGAGTTTATTTCGTTAACGAACTGGCAACTTAAATCCAAAAATGCTACCTTTTCCTTCTTCTGATTCAAAGATCATTTCGCCATCGTGCGATAAAATAACTTTCCTCGCCAAAAATAAGCCAACGCCAGTGCCGTCTGGCCGCTTTTTTCTGGCATTTGTGCCGCGGAAGAATTTGCCAAACAAATTTGCTTGCTCTGATTTTGGCACACCAATTCCCGAATCTTTCACCGTAAACTCAATCGCGCCATTACTATTTTTCAGAGAAATTATTACCTTTTTGTGCGGATTTGAATAGTAAATAGCGTTGTCGATCATATTCAGCATAACTTGACGAATCTTCTCAGAGTCGGCCGTAATCAATGGAACTTTTTTATCAATCTTTAGATCCATTTCGACAGACCTCTGATCAGCCACAACCTTAAGCAAAGCAACTTCATCCCGAAGAATTTGAGCAATGTCTATCTTCTGCTTATCAATATTAAATTTACCAGTCTGAAGCCTAGAAACATTAAGAAAGTCGTTTATTAGCCTAACCATTCGCTCGCTGGAAGAGAATGCCTCTCTAAGAACTGCACGCTGCGTCGGTGTAATCTTACCCAAATCACCCTCCAGCATCATATCCAGATAACCTTTAATACTAGTCAACGGTGTCCTTAACTGATGTGAAGCCATAGAAATAAATTCGTTCTTCGCTTCGTCCAGTCGCTGAAGCTGTCGATTACTGAACCTCAGCTCTTTCGTCGCCTCGTCAATTTTACGCTGCAAACTCTTGTTCAACTCATTTATCTCCTCCAGAGACAAAGAATTTCGAATCGACACCGCCAGTTCCCCAGCAATCGACTCCAGCATTTCAATATCGCGAGAACTATAGCCCAAGCTCTTATGCTCGCCCAGAAATAGAATTCCCGTTTCTTGATTTTGATGCAGCAGCGGCATAACAATTTTCGTGCGATGAATATCCAAAAGTTTCTTCAGTTCTGGATCCTTTACTTGATTTGCCAAAATAACTTCCGGAAAACTGCAATTCTTATAATAGTAATCCATAATCCTGCGAACATCTTCCTCGACAACAGATATTCGTCGCCGACCCGCTCGACCATATATTCCTTTTTCCGGAATACAAAACGCCACTTTTTCCGCCTTAAGAGAAGTTGCTATATAATTGCCAACACGTCGAGTTAGCAATTGCAGATCCGCCGTATAGGTTAATATTTTACTAATCTCACGCGTAAACGTATCAGCGTCATATTCTCCGTAGTAAAAAACCCTATCAGTAAATTTATCAAAGATTTTCTTCACTGGTTGATATACGACCGCCAAAACCATAGCCAAAATCATGTTCATGAGATTTACGTGACTATCAACCGTTAGGCTGCGTTGGAAAACCAAAATTGAAATGACATATGCAGAAATCACGTAAACGACAGCTAGTGCGATTAATAGCAACATATACGAAACACTTCGAGCCACCGCCATTTTTACGTCCATCAATCGGTATCTGACGATGCTATACATAATTGCAAATAAGAAAATAATCGTAGCAATTGGACCAATCCATATATATCGATAATCACCAAGCGCCGGAAGAAACAGATCCACTACAAAGCCAGGAATGCTACATATCAACAGACCAATCATGTAGATCGCGACTTGCTTGCGTCGAACAGGATCTGATTTGCGCCACGCTATATAACCAAAACACATAGAAATTAAGAAGAATACCGAGAAAAAAGTTGCAAAAATAACATAGTTGACTGCATGAATCGGAATTCGAGAAAAATCTACTGGCGTGACAATTTCTGATGTATTGATAATAAACTCAGGCACCAAAATAATATATAGCGAAAAAATCGCTATCAATATACTAGACGCGCAGATAAAACTCTTCGTTGATTTTGTCGATGGAAGAAACGACTTTGTAGTGAAAATAGCCAACGCAGGACAAAAAACAGCCGAAGCGACATAAAACCACCTGGACGCAGTGTCCAATGTTACTTCCTTGTCCGCCAGAGAAAACACTTCAAGTCCAGCCGACCACACAGCCAAACATAAACAAACCAGAAAAAACCAATACTTTGCATCATGACGACGCTTCGACTTTTTAAGTACGAGCACGCCCAAAATTAGCGCCATCAACGCAACTAATCCTAGCACTAACGCCCGTATCATCATACTAATGCTTATTATAGCATTTTATTCTACTTTTCAATCGCAAAAACTGTGTAAACGCCGCTCGCAGTAACTGTAGCTTCAATAGATTCTTTTGGTATGCCAGATTTTTGGAGCAATTTAAAACCTTCTTTAATTGAGCGCATCCTAACCTTTGGAACCCACCCCATTAGTCCATGCAAAAATTCTTTTTGTGGGCGATTTACGTTCATATTGCCAGTAATCATCAACCCGCCAGATCGCAAGAACTTCAGCGATTCTCGCGTCAATTGCTTATAAACGCCATCTGGCAGATATTCCCGTAAGCCAGAGTCTTCCGCGATATCCAGCTTACGATCGCCCAGAACTCCCTCCAAACTCAGAGGTTTGCCAAGCTTACTGAATAATCGCTCACAATGAACTTCAATCTTATCTTCCAAATTCCATTTCTTCGCCAAGCTCTGCGCCGCCGCTAGAGACAACGGATCTTGATCTAGCAGGATAACCGTCGGCGCCTCACCCGTTTCGTCCTTAAGTTTTTTCAGCATCTTCAAAGTAGCTAGTCCCGTTCCGCAACCAAAACTCATCACCAACATATCGTCAATTGAACGATTCTCTTTTTCTGCCACTTTCTTCAAATAATCAATTGATAAACCATTCACTGTTTCCACTCGCTCACGAATACCAAGCGAATCCGCACAATGCCGAATAACGTTAGAAAACTTCTCCGTCACCGGCGCCTGGATAAACTCTCGTACGTCACTAAGCCTCTTCTCTACTTCTTCAATAGCTATCGCTTTATCTACGCCGTTGTTGATTTTATCTTGAATCATAACTTCTGTCAGCGGCAAGCCATTAATCTTCTCATCAAATACCGACTCATCCAGCGGACCACTCATAGTTGGATATTTACCTTCTGACAATATTTCGCCTTTTTTGCGAGAAACTCTTAATCTATAAGCTTCAGAAATTGTCAAAAATGTTAGTGCGGAACCTCGCTGATTGTGCCACGGCTTCGAAGCAGTCTGATTTTCACCGTACAATAACTTGTCGCGAAAAAACTCCAGATATAAATCTATCTTTTTGCCCCACTTGCCCATTTTCACAAAAGGAGTTTTATCTAAAACATTCGCAATTGCCGCGGTGGCCAGATTTTTATGAATAAAGTTTTTACGAATCTCTTTTAATTTTGCATCGCCCCGCTTCAAATAGTTGTATGTATCTTTAATACCATCAGGGTTATTATATGCAGGGTCGGTCTTTTCTCCAATTTTAACCCTACATCCCTCACTTCTAAGATCCGCAATTTCCTTATTTAATTTTTCATTAGCCTCATGATCAACTCCATTAAGAAAATCACCCGCTTCTGCAATATACTGTTGTTCGCCTCTAAAGTTTTCCATGCCAAAAATTATAACATAGTTTATATGATATACTTAGAGCATGATAAAAATCGCTATCATTGAAGACGACCCTACTATCAGCCAGATGTACCGAATGAAGTTCGAATCGGACGGATTTGACGTTCGCTTGGCTGCCAACGGACAAATTGGCATAGAAGTAGTCGAGAAGTTTCAGCCAGATATTATTTTGCTAGATTTACAAATGCCAGAAATGGACGGCGCAGAAGCCTTAAAGCGAATTAGATCTAAAGACTGGGGAAAAACTATTCCCGTTATTGTCCTTACCAACCTCGGCGAAGAAGAAGCTCCGCACGATTTGAAGAAATTAGGAATTCATAGCTACATCGTAAAAGCGAACCTCACACCGCGCCAAGTTGTCGAGCAGGTCAAAACCGCCATAAAAGCCGCTTAATTTTTTGATTGATTCGCAATTTTTAGGCAAGCCGTAATTACATTATCAAACAGCGCAGAAACCGTTAATGGACCAACTCCGCCTTTTTTTGGTGTAATAATTACATCATTACGCTGACGCGCCTCTTCAGATACATCGCCAACAATTTTTCCATTTTCCGAAGCAGTTCCCGCATCAACAACGACTGTCTTAGTCTTAATCATCTGGCTTTTAATCAGCCCCGGAACTCCTGTTGCCGACACGATAATATCGTAATTTATCAATTGAGATAAATCGTCACCTTTTTCAAAAACCGTCACATCGACACCAGACTTTAGCCACATTTTCTCAAGAGGAGCGCCAACCAAACGACCTCGCCCGACAATCGCAACTTTTTTTCCCTTCAAATCAACGCCATATCCAGCCAGTAGCCAATTGATAGCCGTTGGCGTGGCCGCCTGAAAAATCGCCTTTTTACGCAAACCATCAACGTCTTTATCTTCTTGAATACTCTCGAGTAATTCTTCGGTCTGCTCAGGATTGCTAATCGGCAATTGCAGAATTATTCCTTGAATATCGTCTCGATTATTCAATTCTTGAATCACTTCCAAAGCACCGCCCGCAGGGACTCGATGAATCTCCACGTCAATCAAAATATCAGCGCCATATCTCTGCTTCAAACGCATGTAAGTTTCAATAACTGGATTTTCGACATCAGTAATAATCGCCAAACGAGGATTAATATGCCAGGCCTGTCTTAAAGCTCGCACCTGTTTCGCCTGGCGCTCCTTGATAAATCCAGCTAATTCTGAGCCATTTAGTTCTCTCATTGTCATTAAGTATAGCAATTTTACCATCTTGAGTACAGATATAGTGTGTGCTATAATTTGAGAAGCTTGGTTTATGGCGGATG from Candidatus Nanosynbacter sp. HMT-352 harbors:
- a CDS encoding TIR domain-containing protein, which translates into the protein MKRQVFYSFHFDNDVMRVWQIRKMGAIEGNEPVAPNNWEQIKRSEYAVKKWIDDNMKYKSCVIVLVGSETASRKWVDYEIRKAWNEGKGLFGIYIHNLKDPITGTCRKGANPFDNVLMRNGQRLSSLVSCYDPNSWDAYNDIAKNLENWVEEAISTRENY
- a CDS encoding DNA-methyltransferase encodes the protein MIGANKSHRNKTIDFSLKEGREYFDRCIKGDSDLSIDRIINKTINGDTFEIMKKMPKKFVDLLIVDPPYNLSKNYNGSKFRQTDDESYAKYTEQWLKLVLPLLKDEASVYICCDWKTSVVIGQVLPKYLNVRNRITWQREKGRGAKENWKNGLEDIWFATNNDRWTFNLADVKVRKKVIAPYRQDGKPKDWKETKSGNFRDTCPSNFWDDCTIPYWSMPENTAHPTQKPEKLIAKMILASSNVKDVVFDPFLGSGTTSVTAKKLGRKYVGIELDETYCAWAEKRIEMADDDSSIQGYTDGVFWERNTLGGQKKVKENSQIKEITKGKNGQLTLQVN
- a CDS encoding sensor histidine kinase, coding for MMIRALVLGLVALMALILGVLVLKKSKRRHDAKYWFFLVCLCLAVWSAGLEVFSLADKEVTLDTASRWFYVASAVFCPALAIFTTKSFLPSTKSTKSFICASSILIAIFSLYIILVPEFIINTSEIVTPVDFSRIPIHAVNYVIFATFFSVFFLISMCFGYIAWRKSDPVRRKQVAIYMIGLLICSIPGFVVDLFLPALGDYRYIWIGPIATIIFLFAIMYSIVRYRLMDVKMAVARSVSYMLLLIALAVVYVISAYVISILVFQRSLTVDSHVNLMNMILAMVLAVVYQPVKKIFDKFTDRVFYYGEYDADTFTREISKILTYTADLQLLTRRVGNYIATSLKAEKVAFCIPEKGIYGRAGRRRISVVEEDVRRIMDYYYKNCSFPEVILANQVKDPELKKLLDIHRTKIVMPLLHQNQETGILFLGEHKSLGYSSRDIEMLESIAGELAVSIRNSLSLEEINELNKSLQRKIDEATKELRFSNRQLQRLDEAKNEFISMASHQLRTPLTSIKGYLDMMLEGDLGKITPTQRAVLREAFSSSERMVRLINDFLNVSRLQTGKFNIDKQKIDIAQILRDEVALLKVVADQRSVEMDLKIDKKVPLITADSEKIRQVMLNMIDNAIYYSNPHKKVIISLKNSNGAIEFTVKDSGIGVPKSEQANLFGKFFRGTNARKKRPDGTGVGLFLARKVILSHDGEMIFESEEGKGSIFGFKLPVR
- a CDS encoding class I SAM-dependent methyltransferase; the protein is MENFRGEQQYIAEAGDFLNGVDHEANEKLNKEIADLRSEGCRVKIGEKTDPAYNNPDGIKDTYNYLKRGDAKLKEIRKNFIHKNLATAAIANVLDKTPFVKMGKWGKKIDLYLEFFRDKLLYGENQTASKPWHNQRGSALTFLTISEAYRLRVSRKKGEILSEGKYPTMSGPLDESVFDEKINGLPLTEVMIQDKINNGVDKAIAIEEVEKRLSDVREFIQAPVTEKFSNVIRHCADSLGIRERVETVNGLSIDYLKKVAEKENRSIDDMLVMSFGCGTGLATLKMLKKLKDETGEAPTVILLDQDPLSLAAAQSLAKKWNLEDKIEVHCERLFSKLGKPLSLEGVLGDRKLDIAEDSGLREYLPDGVYKQLTRESLKFLRSGGLMITGNMNVNRPQKEFLHGLMGWVPKVRMRSIKEGFKLLQKSGIPKESIEATVTASGVYTVFAIEK
- a CDS encoding response regulator translates to MIKIAIIEDDPTISQMYRMKFESDGFDVRLAANGQIGIEVVEKFQPDIILLDLQMPEMDGAEALKRIRSKDWGKTIPVIVLTNLGEEEAPHDLKKLGIHSYIVKANLTPRQVVEQVKTAIKAA
- a CDS encoding bifunctional 5,10-methylenetetrahydrofolate dehydrogenase/5,10-methenyltetrahydrofolate cyclohydrolase gives rise to the protein MRELNGSELAGFIKERQAKQVRALRQAWHINPRLAIITDVENPVIETYMRLKQRYGADILIDVEIHRVPAGGALEVIQELNNRDDIQGIILQLPISNPEQTEELLESIQEDKDVDGLRKKAIFQAATPTAINWLLAGYGVDLKGKKVAIVGRGRLVGAPLEKMWLKSGVDVTVFEKGDDLSQLINYDIIVSATGVPGLIKSQMIKTKTVVVDAGTASENGKIVGDVSEEARQRNDVIITPKKGGVGPLTVSALFDNVITACLKIANQSKN